ATCCTCTGATTAGGTGTATGAATATAAACTTTCTTTTGGAACGCTTCAAAATATAAAATACGTCTGTACTCAATGTGATATATATTCGACCCTATGTTCACATGAAATAAGTCATCATTTTCCCCCTGTAGATTTAAATAATCTCGATATATGTCCCCCATCAATATCTGCATATCTTCTTTATGTATAGGTTTCTTAAAAAATCCTGATGGTCTTATAAGTCCTGTCATTACGTTATATACAGAATCTGTACGCATTGTATTGAAAACTATATAGGCATTTCTATCTTTTTCCCTTATCTGCTTTGCTAATTTGATACCGACTAAATGATTATTATCATAATCGACGTCAATGATATAGATAGAAATGCCATCATCTACTTCAAGATAATCCATTACCTTTTTTAATTTAGTGGTTAATAATGATATCTTCATGTTATATCCCGTTTGATCTATAATGTTCTGTATCTGTTTTTTTAATTTCTCCATATATAATGTTGAACTATCACACAAGACAAATTTCACCACAAAGATTCACCCCCATCATAATTGAGGTGTCTTTATGGTTATGTAATCACTTCTGTTTATAAGATATCCAAAACCTGGGTTGAGTGCTACACTTCTTTGCTTATAGTCCATTTGAACATCAAATATATTTTGAGAATCCATTTTACCCCCAAGAAGGATACCGTTCATTCCTTTAAATACACTGTTGTATAATGGACTTCCTATATGTGGTGATAGTGTATCAGTATCAGCAGTAAACACAAAACATACTTCTAAGCCCATACCACTTCTTACAATATTTTCTACTAATCTTGAGGAATCGTCCGATATCATTTCAAAGAATTCATTATAATCATCTACGAGCACTACTATTCGTTGGTATTTTTTCATGTACTCATGCTCTTTGACAACTTGTTCATCTTCTTCACGGAACTGCTTCAGGTCTTTGAATCTTAACTTCATCTCTTCAACCAAACCACCAATAAAGCTATCAAAATCCTCAGTAGTATTGATATATCCATCAACCTGATATCTTGACGAAGCTTTTTGCAGATTCTTTCCTTTTTCAACAACAAATACTTTCCAATCCAACTTATCTACTATAGTATTCATCAATGATTTTATAAGATTAGTCTTGCCTGTCATTTCATATCCTAATATCAAATATGAACTTAGACCTGTCAAATCTACTGCTACTATTTCTGCTTCATCAGTATCATAACCTATAGGCAGCAAATTATTGTCTATAAATTCTTTTGAATCCTCGTGTTCCAAAAGATGATCTATTGTTAATTTTTCAGGAACAAATGGAATAGGTTTAGCTCTATTTCCTATCCAACTTTCATCCATTTTCATGAACAAGTCTCTCAGCTTCTGAACTCTTTCAGCTTCATTCACAGATTTGCATGCTAATGCTGTCTGGAATTCCAGAGGAGTCTCTATTCTAAATAGTCCACGTCCTTTTACCTGCTCTGGTTCTAATCCTCCTGTTTGCCCTACTATAGAAACATAATCATATTTATCATTAAGCTGCAAGGCTACCATCAATTTTATACTTTGAGTAATTTTGAATTTTACTGAATTAGCATTACTAGCTGTAATGACCATGTAAATACCATAATTACCACCTTCACGTGAAAACGTAGTAAGGATTCCTTCGTAATCTGAATAAAGTTCATAAAATGCTTCGTAGTTATCAAGTATTACAATCATTGCTGGAATTTTGGCGTTAGTTGCTTCCATGTATGCCTTTAATGTACCCACACCATATTCAGAGAACTTTTTCTTTCTATTATCAAGTTCTTTTTTTAGCATTTTAAAAAGTTTATCTAATTTGTCCGATTCTTCAGAGAATATAACTCCTCCAGTATGAGGTAAATATTTATAGTAACCCATTGTTCTTCCTCCAAAATCAAGAAGATATAGATTAACTAATTCTGGTGTATATGATGTAACAAGAGAATATATCATTGTTTGTAAAAATGTGGTCTTTCCAGTTCCTGGCGCTCCAACTAAAAGAACATGTCCCATATTTCCTATATCAAGTTTTAAAGGAAATTGGTTCTGGTTCGCTGGATCGTCAATCAAACCAATAGTTGGACATAACCAATGGTCAACTTCCTGCCAATCATCACCATTCCATCCATTTTTTCTATCCTCTATATCTTGTATGAATACTTCTTCCTCCAATGGGTCAAGCCAC
The window above is part of the Vallitalea guaymasensis genome. Proteins encoded here:
- a CDS encoding response regulator transcription factor, with translation MVKFVLCDSSTLYMEKLKKQIQNIIDQTGYNMKISLLTTKLKKVMDYLEVDDGISIYIIDVDYDNNHLVGIKLAKQIREKDRNAYIVFNTMRTDSVYNVMTGLIRPSGFFKKPIHKEDMQILMGDIYRDYLNLQGENDDLFHVNIGSNIYHIEYRRILYFEAFQKKVYIHTPNQRIGYYDSLADLVKRLNNQFVRCHRSYLVNVDNIKKVSFTDMILEMKDGRKIDISRTYKNVLKKKLNL